A single Panthera tigris isolate Pti1 chromosome A3, P.tigris_Pti1_mat1.1, whole genome shotgun sequence DNA region contains:
- the PRADC1 gene encoding protease-associated domain-containing protein 1 gives MVPGAAGWCCLVLWLPAYVAAHGLRIHDYLYFQVLSPGDIRYIFTATPAKDFGGIFHTRYEQIHLVPAEPSEACGELSNGFFIQDQIALVERGGCSFLSKTRVVQEHGGRAVIISDNAVDNDSFYVEMIQDSTQRTADIPALFLLGRDGYMIRRSLEQHGLPWAIISIPVNVTSIPTFELLQPPWTFW, from the exons ATGGTCCCCGGCGCCGCGGGCTGGTGTTGTCTCGTGCTCTGGCTCCCCGCATACGTCGCGGCCCACG GCTTACGCATCCATGATTATTTGTACTTCCAAGTGCTGAGTCCTGGAGACATTCGATACATCTTCACGGCCACACCTGCCAAGGACTTTGGTGGTATCTTT CACACAAGGTATGAGCAGATTCATCTTGTCCCTGCGGAACCTTCAGAGGCCTGTGGAGAACTCAGCAACGGTTTCTTCATCCAGGACCAGATCGCTCTGGTGGAGAGAGG GGGCTGCTCCTTCCTCTCCAAGACACGGGTGGTGCAGGAGCACGGCGGGCGGGCAGTGATCATCTCTGACAACGCGGTTGACAATGACAGCTTCTACGTGGAGATGATCCAGGACAGTACCCAGCGCACAGCTGACATCCCTGCCCTCTTCCTGCTCGGCCGAGATGG CTACATGATCCGCCGTTCCCTGGAACAGCATGGGCTGCCATGGGCCATCATTTCCATCCCAGTCAATGTCACCAGCATCCCCACCTTTGAGCTGCTGCAACCGCCCTGGACCTTCTGGTAG